Genomic DNA from Oncorhynchus tshawytscha isolate Ot180627B linkage group LG04, Otsh_v2.0, whole genome shotgun sequence:
AAAGTCCTGGCCATGGGCATAacaataacacatagagaggttGGCTGAAGCAGAAGAGATTTCCTCCCTGGTCACAGGGGCAGTAGCTGGGCCAAGGGTTCAGTTATGATGATCCCGAGCACCGTGCCCCGTCTGAGCCCGGAGGCCTTGTCTAACACCTTCAGTTGGAGCCGCAAGCCACCCAGGCTGTCCAGGCTCAGCTCAGTGAAGAAAAAGTCCTCATTGAACACAGGGCTCCTGCAGTTCCTGATTGTGGCGCTGTGTTGTCTCTGGAGCTTCCCCGGGCTTAAGCTCAGGCTGAGGCAGCAGTGGAGGGCTCTGGGGTCCCCTTCATCCCTCAGACCCTCCACGGACACCACCCTCACTCGCACTACCATGGACAGAAGAGAGGGCGACAATGTGTGCTCAGCCGAGAGGCGGACTCTGCCGCGGCCCTCCGGCAGTGGGAGGACATGTTCTCTCTGCATCCGCTCCTGGCAGTGGAGCACGTCCAGCGGGAACAGGACAGGGGGCGCCAGGGAGTTGACAACGAAGGGAGGACTGAAGCAGGACTCGATAAGGGAGGTGGAGGGAATGGGTGAGATTGCCCCCCTCCGTCCTCTGGGGTTAACCGCAGAGCATGAGGGGGCTCCTTCCAGTCCCAAAGTACCACTGAAGGCAGACTGCAGACCTGGGTGACCCTCGGTTAACCCGatgatagagagtgagaggccagAGCAAGAGCGGCTGAGCAGGGGAGAGCCCAGAGGGGAGGAGTCATTTGAGGAGGGCGTATCGCTTTCTGTGCTGCCTGACTCCGACAGGCTCTTACAGGAGAGCCCTAGTTCAAGCCCCAATTGGATGGGGGGTGCTTTACACTGGTTTCGCTCTATCGCCACCCTTGTGGTGGGCCTGGGTAGGGTCCTGTCCAGTGTGTAGCCAGTGCTCTTGGAGTGAAACAGCGACTCTTTCCTCCGTGTGTTTGGACTCTCATACATCCCTGCCAAACCGTAGCCCTCTGCGGAGAATGGCAGTGGCTTCTTACCCCTCCAGGCCACCCCACTGACTTTTGTCAACTTCATTTCCTCAATCTGTTTAACTTGCGGAGTCACAGAGAAATCAACAGCACCACAGTCTCGACTGGTGAGCCTCTGACTCACAGTGTGGGGTTCAGCTCCCGCTAGGCTCCTGCACAGCCGAGGGGGCAAGCAGAACTCTGGGATTTTGTCCGGAGTCAGAATGTTACTGTGCAACTTGTTGGAGAGACTGGCCTTGGCTGAGAgatcctcctcctcactctttcCCACGTAGCGTCCAAGCTCTAGGGGAATGTTCTCCATGCTCTCTCGGATCTTTCCCAGGAACCACATTCTGCTGGCTAGCAGGTGTTCACTCTTGACCAAGCTGTCCTGGTTAGTTATCCCTGTTAAAACAAAATGGGTATCGGAATACTATTCTCATGAACATTCTCAAATCTAAAGTCATAATGTAGTGTATCGACTCAAGCTAAAATCATGTATAGCACGGTATGTGTAGTGTAGCCTATCTATAATAACACAAGTTTCATTGCAAGAATACACTTCTGACATCAAGAGAGTTTACAGTACCATGAATGTTTTCTCACCTGTGTAGTCCAAAGATTTGTAAATTACTGGTATGCACTTTTTCAACAAACAACTGATCTATACCTGGAAGAAACAGCCACAACTGCAGCCAACAGTTCCCTTCCTGGAAGTTAGTGGCCACACAGTGCTAACTGTTTTTTAATTGAATGAGGTTTTGGGTAGGAATCCGATAGAAGCATTCTTGGAGGGAGTGTTCCGTGCTGTGTTCCATgaatgggagtgtgtgtttgagtgatagagaggcagaggagaggtgtTTTTAAAGGCTAATGTCACTCTCTGCGTCACTAGTCTGCTGCACCCGCAGCCAGGAAACGatttgcacacacacatagacacacacacacagttgtattGACAGTATTCAAGCAATCaagaaaaaaactgaaaaaacCTCCAAAAGGTCAAATAGACTTCTGTGGTGGTGAGATAAAGAGGGGACTGCAGGATGTGAC
This window encodes:
- the LOC112249653 gene encoding C2 calcium-dependent domain-containing protein 4C, which encodes MWFLGKIRESMENIPLELGRYVGKSEEEDLSAKASLSNKLHSNILTPDKIPEFCLPPRLCRSLAGAEPHTVSQRLTSRDCGAVDFSVTPQVKQIEEMKLTKVSGVAWRGKKPLPFSAEGYGLAGMYESPNTRRKESLFHSKSTGYTLDRTLPRPTTRVAIERNQCKAPPIQLGLELGLSCKSLSESGSTESDTPSSNDSSPLGSPLLSRSCSGLSLSIIGLTEGHPGLQSAFSGTLGLEGAPSCSAVNPRGRRGAISPIPSTSLIESCFSPPFVVNSLAPPVLFPLDVLHCQERMQREHVLPLPEGRGRVRLSAEHTLSPSLLSMVVRVRVVSVEGLRDEGDPRALHCCLSLSLSPGKLQRQHSATIRNCRSPVFNEDFFFTELSLDSLGGLRLQLKVLDKASGLRRGTVLGIIITEPLAQLLPL